Below is a window of Myroides profundi DNA.
AAATCTTTATGTTCTTCTCTTAATAAATCCTCGCTTGAATAGGCCTTAAAGTACTCATACGTCAACTTCATCCCTTCACTTCTACCAACTTTTGGTTCCCAACCTAATATTTTTTTAGCCTTCTCAATACTAGGACAACGTTGTAAAGGGTCATTTATTGGTAAATCTTTATAAATAATCTTTTGTTCTGACTGGGTAAGGGCAATAATCTCTTTAGCAAAGTCTAATATTGTAATCTCATCTGGGTTTCCAATATTAACTGGTAGGTGATAGTCTGATAACAGTAATCTATAGATACCGTCAACTTGATCATCTACATAACAGAAAGATCTAGTCTGACTACCATCTCCAAAAACAGTTAGGTCTTCTCCTCTTAATGCTTGTCCAATAAACGCAGGTATAACACGTCCATCGTTAAGTCTCATACGAGGGCCATAAGTATTGAAAATACGTACTATTCTTGTTTCTACATTATGGAATGTATGATATGCCATTGTAATAGATTCTTGGAATCGCTTAGCTTCATCATATACTCCTCTTGGTCCTATCGTATTTACATTTCCGTAGTATTCTTCTGTCTGTGGATGTACTAATGGATCTCCATATATCTCTGATGTAGATGCTATCAAAATACGTGCTCCTTTTACACGAGCTAAGCCAAGTAGATTATGTGTTCCCAATGAACCAACTTTTAGTGTCTGAATAGGTATCTTTAAATAATCTATTGGACTCGCTGGTGATGCGAAATGAAGTATATAATCTAATTCTCCAGGTATATGAACAAACTTCGTTACATCATGATGGTAAAACTCGAAGTTCTCTAATTGAAATAGGTGTTGGATATTCTTTAAATCACCTGTGATTAAATTATCCATTCCTATTACATGAAAACCTTCAGCTATAAAACGATCACACAAATGCGACCCTAAAAAACCTGCTGCTCCTGTTATTAATATTTTTTTCATCCTTTTCTAAACTTCTCTTTAACTACTAAAAAAATAAACTTACCATTGGTAATAAAGCTTCTTTTCCACATTCTCTTAGGTTCTTGAAGAAATCTATAAAACCATTCCATTCCACATTGTTGAACCCATAGAGGAGCGCGCTTTACCTTTCCTGAAACAACATCAAAACTTCCACCTACCCCCATAGTAAAACCTATTAAAGATAATTCCTCTTTGTATGTTGACAAGAATATTTCTTTTTTTGGAGAGCTAATTGCTACAAATAAATAAGTAGCTTTACTATTCACAATATCTTGTACAATACTGGGTTCCTCTTCTTTTGTAAAGTATCCATTACGATACCCTCCTATAACTTGATCACCATATTGTTCTTTAAACTTATCTGCTACCTTACTTACAACTTCTTCATTTGCACCTAACAAATAGACTGATTCTCCTCTATTTGCAGCATTTTCTACAAGTTTGACGAACAAATCAACTCCTGATACTCGTTCTTTCAATGGTTTTTTTAAGAGTTTAGAGGCCCATACCACAGCCATTCCGTCAGCATTAACTAGATCAGCATTCTTAATACTATCAAACAACTCTATATCACTTTGCATATTTACAAGTTTAGCAGCATTAACCACTATATGCATAATAGGCTCTTTAGTATCTATAGATTTATTAATAACATCTAATGTCTCATTCATAGTTAAATTATCTATACCTATATCAAACATTACTAGCTTCATTCTTTCTTCTTTTTATATCCATAATTGTAAACAAGTTACAGTAAAAACCAACAAATATAACTACCATATTTCTATATAAAATAGAATCAAATAGAGAACCTACAGCAACAATTATAAACATGAAGAGATAAAGAATATCTCTACTTGTAATTGCGTTCCTCAAATTATAAAACAAATAAAAAATAAAAATAGCTACACCGAAAAGTCCATACTCAACGAAAAAGGACAAATATTGATTATGAGGTCCATATTCTTCTTTATACGCATACATCAGTTGATTTTCTTCATATGCTATTAGAACTACCTTATCTTCACTAGCTGCACCATGACCAAAAAAAGGTCTTTCACCCCCCTTAGAAGCAATAGCTTTCCATCTAGAAACTCTACTGTCATTAGAGTATACTCCATCATAAGATGTGCCTTTATTCTCTGTTAATTCCCAAACAATATGTTTTGAGAATCTCTGATATAAATAAGTGTCTTTTAAAAATATTATAGCACTAACAACTATCATAACAGTAAAGCCTAAAAATAAAAATAGTTGACCTAACCCCTTTTTATATTTGAAATAAATCAATACCCTTCTTATGAAAAAAACAATGAAATAAATACATAGTAGTAATAGAGGACTACGAGCATTTAAAAACAATAAACACAACAATAAAGTAAATAAGGAAAATATTTTTAAGTAGTTATTAAATAGCCCCTTATATTCAATAAGAAAAACAATAGCAAGAACAATATAAAACCCCAGAAATACTGGATGGAAATTTAATTGGGACGCAAATTGATGATAAGTAAAATCATAACTTAAAATATCAGCCTGTAATTGTACTGTATTACCCTTAAACACATAATACCTAAAAAAAGTAATCGATATTAAAATCAAACTAGATATAACACTCCCTATAATCAATCCTTTACAAGAAGTTTTTTTTATTTCATTTAAAAAACTAAATGGTAAAAAACTAAATATCAATGGAACAATAAAGTAAGAAGAGAAACGACCATAATACTTAAAAGCATTATTTACATCATCTGTAAAGAACAATCCTATTGTTAAGAGAACTAATACAAATACTGTAGTTGTCAAACCATACTTTATAAAGCTTTTCTTATTAAGGTTAATACCATCTTTAAATACCTTTATTATTACCGCTAAACCTAAAAGAATTAAACATACATTGGCCACCTTTGTACTAAGAGGTAAAGAGGCAGAAAATATAAAAGCTAGATAAAAAATTATCTCTTTTTTCATTTTAGGTATATTATAATTTTTCATTTTTAAAACTTACTTATATAGTACACAAAATATTTTAATTATACTTTTCATATAGAGATGCTTTATTCTTTCTTTTAAACATAAGTGCAAACCCAAATCCAATGTAGATACCTGCTATTCCTGAATTTAATATATGCCCTGATAAACAAGATAATAAAAGCAAAAAACATAAAATAATTAAAGATAAACGACCAAAAGGGAATTCCAATCTTTTACTATGTAAAATAGATTCTTTTAATAGATTTCCATAAAATTGAATAAAAAGTAGAACCCCCATTATTCCATAAGAGAAAAAGATATCAATTATATCTATTTCTACAAACTTAGATGCCCATTCATAATATTGCGAGGGGCCAACTCCTATGAAATAATTAATTAAATTATATTTATCTTGTATAATTAACCAAGTCTCGTGGAAATACAAATTCCTGCTTGACAGAACAAAAGTTACAAAATCTAACTTATCCCAAAATAAAGTATATCTATCAAATATTGATGTATTTATTATAAAAAGAACAATTATGATTAATATACTACTAATACCTAATAGTGCCTTACCTATTGTTGCTTTAGATATATTTTTCGAAAAATCATAAACACTTAAAAGAATTGCAATATAAACAAGAACAATTCCTAGCATCCCTGTTTTAGAGCTAATCAATAAACCTAAAACAAAACTAAAAATTCCATAAAAAATAAAAGCTAACTTATCCTTTTTAATACCCCAATAATAATAACCTATGATAGCAGATAGAACAATTAATAATGCTGATATTTCATTCCCTGCAATAAAATATCCTCTTGTCCCAATATTACCAAACTCATACATTGGATACCCAAGACCTACCAACTTACTCAATAAATTGAATGCTAAAATCCAAAATGAGAATTTAATCCACCCCCATAAAACATTAAAACTATTATTCTCAACAAAATAATACTTAAAATAATAAAAAGAGATGATAATAATTAGATATTTTGAAGTTCTAATAACATCCTGAAAAAGGAGACTAATATCTGCATTATAAAAACAAAATTGAGTAATTGTAGGGATTAAAAAAATTAGCGTATACGACAAAATTATTTTAAGTACTTTAGGGTACACAATAAGCCTAATACAAAATAGAAAAATAAGAACAAACTTATACAATTGGCTTAAGGAAAATATAAACTCAATATTATTTTCATATAGTATACCATTTATCATGTCCAAAATCAATAATGGAAACAATAAATACCCTATAACAAAATCTATCTTTTTTACATTATCAAGTATTAATTTCATGTTACAATTTGCTTTAGTAAAGAAAGCTCTCTTTCTCCTTGTTTTCGCCAATTAATTTTCTTCATTCTACTCCTCCCTATTTCTACCATATTTTCCATTACATGAGAATTATTAGTAATTTCAATGATTCTATGTGCAAGTTTTTCTAGATCATCATCAATTAACCCTCCTATTCCATCTTCAATAAATTCACTTATTGCAGAATTATTATTACTTATTGTTAATAATCTACTTGCCATAGCCTCACACATAATAACTCCCTGAGAGTCAAATAAAGTAAAAGCACTAAAAATACCATATTTAGAAAATAGAACAGGTAATTTCTCTCGCTCTATAAAATCATCAACTATTTTTACTCTTTCTTGTAAATAGTATTTTTGTATCAAATCTTCATACTTTTCCATTAAATATCCTTTCCCATATATATCCAAAGTATATCGTTCTGGTAGAAAACGCATCAGCTCAATCGCTTTATCAACTCCATATTTAGGATCTGATAAAGGCCTTATCGTAAGTATTTTAAATCTATTATTATAATCAAAAGGAACATCGAATAATTCTATATCAATACCATTCGCAACTGCATGAAAATTATTAAATGTATGATTCATAATTTTTTCAGCGTGACGTTTCATCCACATAGAAGGCGTCATAATAAGGTATTGATGAGACTTACTAATATTATTCAAGAAACTCTTCATTCTTAAATGATTCCATGTATTTACATATAAATATTTAACCAAGCCTTTTAGACTCCATTCAAAATCATACAAATACTCAGGATATTTTAACACATCAGTCCCATGAATATAGATCGCTACAGGATATTTATTCTTTAAAATAGCATTGTATATCCTAAAACCACCATTCTTTAATGGATACTGATTAAGTAAATGTAAATACAGTAAATCATACTGGGATAACAAAGGCACTATTGAATTAGTTGTAGCCTCTATTACTTCTATTCCTTGATAATGATAAACACATTGTTCTTTAGCAGGCACCAAGATAGTCACATCTATTCCTTGAGATTTAAAATACAATGCCCTAACGTGCACAAACATATGGTTATATGGCTGATTATCTTTAGGATATCTTGATGTTATAATAGCAATTCTCATTATTCATTAAATAAGTAGTAAATCGATAGTAATGTAAAAATCTGTTTTTCTCTATTAAAACCTTTTTTGTGTTGTTCAAAAATATCCAATACTGCCTTTTTATTAAACAATTCAAAGTATGAACTATCACTTTCTTTAATCATTTGTACATAATATTCACCTAAATCCCCTCTAAACCACTTTTCAGTAGGAGACATAAATCCTTTTTTAGGTCTATTAATTATTTCTGCTGGTAATACTTCTTTAGCAAAAAACTTATGAATTTTTTTTGTTTCCCCTTCACCTATTTTATATTCATAAGGCAACGATTCTAAAAATCGAATCAATTCCGTATCAAGCATAGGTACTCTAGTTTCAATAGTAAAATTCATTGATACCTTATCCGTATACATTAAAAGATCATCAGCTAAATTCATTCTAAGATCTACCGCCATCATCCCTTCAACACCTCTCTTTTCTTTGCAATTCAACAAATTATAATAATATGCAATTCTTTCAAAACTCTTTTCATCTATTGTATCTATCAAATCCCTTATCTCTAGATCTGTAAATAGAGAATAAATACTTTCCCAACGTTTAATATCATTTTTTATAGATAGTGATTGAGCTGCTCTAATCCACTTTTCTTTTTTACTATAATTAGCTATTGGTTTAGCTAATTGAAACATAAATGAAGGGTATTTATCTGCTAATATCTCTCCTTTATAGCGAGTATAACCACCTAGAGGTTCATCAGCTCCTTGACCTGTTAGAACTACTTTTAAATCTTTACTTACAGCCTCATTTAAATAAAACATTGGTAAGATTGAAGTTGTTCCCAAAGGTTCTTCTACAATGCGACATGTCTCTTCAAAAATCTCTTTAAAATTACTAGCTGATATAATAATATTATGATGATCTGTCTTTAAGAAATCAGCAGATTTTTGAGCATCTTCTATTTCATTAGCAAATTCATTCTCCTCAAAGCCTACTGTATATGTTTTAATCTTACTATCCGAATGTTTCTGAGCAAAATAAGTCACTAAAGCAGAATCAATACCTCCACTTAATAAAGCTCCTACTTCTACATCAGACATTAATTGTCTCTTAACAGCATCTTCAAAAAGCTGTCCATACTTATCCACTGCTTTATTAAAACTATAGTTCTTAGTAATCGATATTGCATCTATAAAATTATAAAGATCAATTGTATTACTTCCTAAATTATAT
It encodes the following:
- a CDS encoding UDP-glucuronic acid decarboxylase family protein, with protein sequence MKKILITGAAGFLGSHLCDRFIAEGFHVIGMDNLITGDLKNIQHLFQLENFEFYHHDVTKFVHIPGELDYILHFASPASPIDYLKIPIQTLKVGSLGTHNLLGLARVKGARILIASTSEIYGDPLVHPQTEEYYGNVNTIGPRGVYDEAKRFQESITMAYHTFHNVETRIVRIFNTYGPRMRLNDGRVIPAFIGQALRGEDLTVFGDGSQTRSFCYVDDQVDGIYRLLLSDYHLPVNIGNPDEITILDFAKEIIALTQSEQKIIYKDLPINDPLQRCPSIEKAKKILGWEPKVGRSEGMKLTYEYFKAYSSEDLLREEHKDFSKYIY
- a CDS encoding O-antigen ligase family protein codes for the protein MKKEIIFYLAFIFSASLPLSTKVANVCLILLGLAVIIKVFKDGINLNKKSFIKYGLTTTVFVLVLLTIGLFFTDDVNNAFKYYGRFSSYFIVPLIFSFLPFSFLNEIKKTSCKGLIIGSVISSLILISITFFRYYVFKGNTVQLQADILSYDFTYHQFASQLNFHPVFLGFYIVLAIVFLIEYKGLFNNYLKIFSLFTLLLCLLFLNARSPLLLLCIYFIVFFIRRVLIYFKYKKGLGQLFLFLGFTVMIVVSAIIFLKDTYLYQRFSKHIVWELTENKGTSYDGVYSNDSRVSRWKAIASKGGERPFFGHGAASEDKVVLIAYEENQLMYAYKEEYGPHNQYLSFFVEYGLFGVAIFIFYLFYNLRNAITSRDILYLFMFIIVAVGSLFDSILYRNMVVIFVGFYCNLFTIMDIKRRKNEASNV
- a CDS encoding WecB/TagA/CpsF family glycosyltransferase, which encodes MKLVMFDIGIDNLTMNETLDVINKSIDTKEPIMHIVVNAAKLVNMQSDIELFDSIKNADLVNADGMAVVWASKLLKKPLKERVSGVDLFVKLVENAANRGESVYLLGANEEVVSKVADKFKEQYGDQVIGGYRNGYFTKEEEPSIVQDIVNSKATYLFVAISSPKKEIFLSTYKEELSLIGFTMGVGGSFDVVSGKVKRAPLWVQQCGMEWFYRFLQEPKRMWKRSFITNGKFIFLVVKEKFRKG
- the asnB gene encoding asparagine synthase (glutamine-hydrolyzing), which encodes MCGILGSINLPFGEATLNTIYHRGPDSGSIESFDIGNNTVLLGHRRLAIVELTEAGYQPMTSIDQNFVIVFNGEIYNHLELRKKLPEISFKGNSDTETILYYLAKFGIKAVKDFNGIFSFCLLDKKNSKLYLVRDHFGVKPLYYLLEESNKLLFSSEIRPLRHYKGKLEIDKENVAELLKLRYNPSPDTIYQGILKLRPGNILEYNLGSNTIDLYNFIDAISITKNYSFNKAVDKYGQLFEDAVKRQLMSDVEVGALLSGGIDSALVTYFAQKHSDSKIKTYTVGFEENEFANEIEDAQKSADFLKTDHHNIIISASNFKEIFEETCRIVEEPLGTTSILPMFYLNEAVSKDLKVVLTGQGADEPLGGYTRYKGEILADKYPSFMFQLAKPIANYSKKEKWIRAAQSLSIKNDIKRWESIYSLFTDLEIRDLIDTIDEKSFERIAYYYNLLNCKEKRGVEGMMAVDLRMNLADDLLMYTDKVSMNFTIETRVPMLDTELIRFLESLPYEYKIGEGETKKIHKFFAKEVLPAEIINRPKKGFMSPTEKWFRGDLGEYYVQMIKESDSSYFELFNKKAVLDIFEQHKKGFNREKQIFTLLSIYYLFNE
- a CDS encoding O-antigen ligase family protein, whose translation is MKLILDNVKKIDFVIGYLLFPLLILDMINGILYENNIEFIFSLSQLYKFVLIFLFCIRLIVYPKVLKIILSYTLIFLIPTITQFCFYNADISLLFQDVIRTSKYLIIIISFYYFKYYFVENNSFNVLWGWIKFSFWILAFNLLSKLVGLGYPMYEFGNIGTRGYFIAGNEISALLIVLSAIIGYYYWGIKKDKLAFIFYGIFSFVLGLLISSKTGMLGIVLVYIAILLSVYDFSKNISKATIGKALLGISSILIIIVLFIINTSIFDRYTLFWDKLDFVTFVLSSRNLYFHETWLIIQDKYNLINYFIGVGPSQYYEWASKFVEIDIIDIFFSYGIMGVLLFIQFYGNLLKESILHSKRLEFPFGRLSLIILCFLLLLSCLSGHILNSGIAGIYIGFGFALMFKRKNKASLYEKYN
- a CDS encoding glycosyltransferase family 4 protein, with the protein product MFVHVRALYFKSQGIDVTILVPAKEQCVYHYQGIEVIEATTNSIVPLLSQYDLLYLHLLNQYPLKNGGFRIYNAILKNKYPVAIYIHGTDVLKYPEYLYDFEWSLKGLVKYLYVNTWNHLRMKSFLNNISKSHQYLIMTPSMWMKRHAEKIMNHTFNNFHAVANGIDIELFDVPFDYNNRFKILTIRPLSDPKYGVDKAIELMRFLPERYTLDIYGKGYLMEKYEDLIQKYYLQERVKIVDDFIEREKLPVLFSKYGIFSAFTLFDSQGVIMCEAMASRLLTISNNNSAISEFIEDGIGGLIDDDLEKLAHRIIEITNNSHVMENMVEIGRSRMKKINWRKQGERELSLLKQIVT